A region from the Dyadobacter sp. UC 10 genome encodes:
- a CDS encoding Dyp-type peroxidase domain-containing protein, which translates to MFDQCRRARISSDIAAEFGNYDRLLDYSRAVTGSLFFVPAADAAAPEPASFAPHRDGSLKGVPS; encoded by the coding sequence CTGTTTGATCAGTGCCGGCGAGCGCGCATATCCAGTGATATAGCTGCCGAATTCGGCAATTACGACCGCCTGCTCGACTACAGCCGCGCGGTTACCGGTTCGCTGTTCTTCGTGCCGGCCGCCGATGCCGCGGCGCCGGAACCGGCGTCATTCGCACCGCATCGCGACGGCTCGCTGAAAGGCGTGCCGTCGTAA